A stretch of the Tannerella serpentiformis genome encodes the following:
- a CDS encoding FG-GAP repeat protein → MKNQPLTMPLLVLLLALIRLPDGGHTEDTLRLVTVADTLHYVQVADYAGRVERWPLPYPVYRFQTGDINGDGRTDVLVGVIKSTRYDPQVARRLFIFKVYKDRYIRPLWMGSRLSHPLVDFRFAHIDGQPRVLTIERDTTPERYLIAVYRWRSFGLDFVAYHARGIPLDEARQRLEGAPISSGQTHQGRPYNP, encoded by the coding sequence ATGAAAAATCAACCATTAACGATGCCCCTCCTCGTCCTGCTTCTCGCCTTGATTCGTCTGCCCGACGGCGGCCACACGGAAGACACGCTCCGCCTCGTCACCGTCGCGGACACGCTTCACTACGTGCAGGTGGCCGACTACGCCGGTCGTGTCGAACGTTGGCCCTTGCCCTATCCCGTCTACCGTTTCCAGACGGGCGACATCAACGGCGATGGCCGCACCGACGTGCTTGTGGGCGTCATCAAGTCCACCCGCTACGACCCGCAGGTGGCGCGCCGGCTCTTCATTTTCAAGGTCTACAAAGACCGCTACATCCGCCCCCTGTGGATGGGTTCGCGGCTCAGCCATCCGCTCGTCGACTTCCGTTTCGCGCACATCGACGGCCAGCCGCGCGTGCTCACCATCGAGCGTGACACCACGCCCGAGCGCTACCTGATTGCCGTCTATCGCTGGCGTTCCTTCGGCCTCGACTTCGTCGCTTACCACGCCCGCGGCATCCCCCTCGACGAGGCTCGCCAACGGCTCGAGGGCGCGCCGATCTCCTCTGGGCAGACCCATCAAGGCCGCCCCTATAACCCCTAA
- a CDS encoding PG0541 family transporter-associated protein has translation MKAVFIACDQAHHEDVLTLLTHFNCRGYTAFGQVTGRGSQTGDPHLGSHAWPAMNEAILTVVDADLVPRLLEALRALDERSDQLGLRAFVWNVEATV, from the coding sequence ATGAAAGCTGTATTTATAGCCTGCGATCAGGCCCATCACGAAGACGTCCTCACGCTGCTGACCCACTTCAACTGCCGCGGCTACACGGCTTTTGGACAAGTCACCGGACGCGGTTCCCAAACGGGCGATCCACATCTCGGGTCGCACGCCTGGCCGGCGATGAACGAGGCCATCCTGACCGTCGTTGACGCCGACCTCGTCCCCCGCCTGCTGGAGGCCCTTCGCGCCCTCGATGAGCGGTCCGACCAGCTCGGCCTCCGCGCCTTCGTCTGGAATGTGGAAGCGACCGTCTGA
- a CDS encoding efflux RND transporter permease subunit: MSLYEGAVKKPIMTSLSFLAIVIFGLFSLSRLPVDLYPDIETNTIMVLTAYPGASASDIETNISRPLENSLNTVSNLKHITSRSSENLSLIQLEFEYGNDINELTNDVRDKLDMVKSQLPDNAETPIIFKFSSDMIPILILSVEAGESQQALYKILDDNVANPLARIPGVGTVSINGAPKREIQVYCDPAKLEAYNLTVETIGAIIGAENRNIPGGSLDIGNETYALRVEGEFKDAREMESIVVGTVGGANVYLRDVARVVDTVEERTQEAYTNAIRGGTIIIQKQSGANSVNIAKQVLAKLPELQKNLPPDVKLGIIWDSSENILETIDSLTETVLYALLFVVLVVFLFLGRWRATLIISITIPLSLIASFVYLAITGNTINIVSLSSLSIAIGMVVDDAIVVLENVTTHIERGSAPSQAAIHGTNEVAISVVASTLTMIAVFFPLTMVTGMTGVLFKQLGWMMCVIMVVSTVAALTLTPMLCSRLLRLQRKPSKAFRTFYHPIQRALDALDTGYARLLDWAVSHRRTMVLSCIVFFVLSLLCAGYIGTEFFPQQDNGYITAKLELPVGTRKEVAQELAARLTNEWRQKYPEITVCSYTVGQADATNTFAAIRDNGSHIITFNLSLTKSSERKRSQAMIGDMMREDLKAYPEFTKTKVVPGGDNGGMGGQATADFEIYGYDMATTDRLAQELRTELLKQDGVSEVNISRGDYLPEYQVDFDREKLSVQGLNLSTAGSYLRNRINGYTASQYREDGAESDIVVRYAPEYRTGIEDIENILIYNNQGRTVRVRDVGTVVERFAPPAIERKDRERIVTVSAVPKPGAPLGTVVAEGQKVIDRMQTPSNVKIQVSGSFEDQQDSFSDLGVLALLIIVLVFIVMAAQFESLTYPFIIMFSVPFAVSGVLMALFLSRTTLNVMSLLGGIMLIGIVVKNGIVLIDYITLCRERGRAVKNSVVTAGKSRLRPVLMTTMTTILGMVPMAIGGGQGSELWRPMGVSVIGGLTVSTILTLLLVPVLYCSFAGVGIKRQRRKMRRMREMDDFYQAHKHLITKPKD, translated from the coding sequence ATGAGCTTATACGAAGGAGCCGTAAAGAAGCCCATTATGACGAGCCTGAGCTTTCTGGCGATCGTCATCTTCGGACTCTTCTCCCTATCCCGTCTGCCGGTAGACCTCTATCCGGACATTGAAACGAACACCATCATGGTGCTCACCGCCTATCCTGGGGCCAGCGCGTCGGACATCGAGACGAACATTTCCCGACCGCTCGAGAACAGCCTCAACACGGTCAGCAACCTGAAGCATATCACCTCGCGCTCGTCCGAGAACTTGTCGCTCATCCAGCTCGAGTTCGAGTATGGTAACGACATCAATGAGCTGACGAACGACGTGCGCGATAAGCTCGATATGGTCAAGTCGCAGCTGCCTGATAACGCCGAGACGCCGATCATCTTCAAGTTCTCGTCAGACATGATCCCGATTTTGATCCTTTCGGTCGAGGCGGGAGAGAGTCAGCAGGCGCTCTACAAGATCCTCGACGACAACGTGGCCAACCCCTTGGCGCGCATCCCCGGCGTGGGTACCGTGTCGATCAACGGCGCACCCAAGCGCGAGATCCAAGTCTATTGCGACCCCGCCAAACTGGAGGCCTACAACCTGACCGTCGAAACCATCGGTGCCATCATCGGCGCAGAGAATCGCAACATCCCCGGCGGTAGTCTCGACATCGGTAACGAGACGTATGCGCTGCGTGTGGAGGGTGAGTTCAAGGACGCCCGCGAGATGGAGAGCATCGTAGTCGGAACGGTCGGCGGTGCGAACGTCTACCTGCGCGACGTGGCGCGGGTGGTCGACACCGTGGAGGAACGCACGCAGGAGGCTTACACGAACGCCATCCGCGGCGGTACGATCATCATACAGAAGCAATCCGGCGCCAACTCCGTCAACATCGCCAAGCAAGTACTCGCCAAGCTGCCCGAGCTGCAAAAGAACTTGCCGCCCGACGTGAAGCTGGGCATCATCTGGGACTCGTCGGAGAACATCCTCGAGACCATCGACAGCCTCACGGAGACGGTGCTCTACGCCCTGCTCTTCGTTGTGCTTGTCGTCTTCCTCTTCCTCGGTCGCTGGCGGGCCACGCTGATCATTTCGATCACCATCCCGCTCTCGCTCATCGCCTCGTTCGTCTACTTGGCCATCACAGGCAACACGATCAACATCGTCTCGCTCTCGTCGCTCTCTATCGCCATCGGTATGGTAGTGGACGACGCCATCGTGGTCTTGGAGAACGTTACGACCCACATCGAGCGCGGCTCGGCGCCGTCGCAGGCGGCTATACATGGCACAAACGAGGTGGCCATCTCTGTCGTCGCCTCCACGCTGACGATGATCGCCGTGTTCTTCCCCCTGACGATGGTCACGGGTATGACCGGCGTGCTCTTCAAACAATTGGGCTGGATGATGTGCGTCATCATGGTCGTTTCCACCGTGGCTGCCCTTACGCTGACGCCGATGCTTTGCTCGCGTCTGCTGCGCTTGCAACGCAAGCCGTCGAAGGCCTTCCGCACGTTTTATCACCCCATCCAACGCGCCCTCGACGCCCTCGACACGGGCTACGCGCGACTGCTCGACTGGGCCGTGAGTCACCGACGGACGATGGTGCTTTCGTGCATCGTCTTTTTCGTGCTCAGTCTCCTTTGCGCGGGTTACATCGGCACGGAGTTCTTTCCCCAGCAGGACAACGGCTACATCACCGCCAAGCTGGAGCTGCCTGTGGGTACGCGTAAGGAGGTGGCCCAGGAGTTGGCCGCGCGGCTGACGAACGAATGGCGACAGAAGTATCCCGAGATCACCGTCTGTAGCTATACCGTGGGTCAGGCCGACGCCACGAACACCTTCGCCGCGATACGCGACAACGGGTCGCACATCATCACCTTCAACCTTAGCCTTACGAAATCCAGCGAACGCAAACGCTCGCAGGCGATGATCGGCGACATGATGCGCGAGGATCTCAAGGCGTACCCCGAGTTCACGAAGACGAAAGTCGTGCCCGGCGGCGACAACGGCGGCATGGGCGGACAGGCTACGGCCGACTTCGAGATCTACGGCTACGACATGGCCACGACCGACCGCTTGGCGCAGGAGCTGCGCACGGAGTTGCTGAAGCAAGACGGCGTATCGGAGGTGAACATCAGCCGCGGCGACTACCTGCCGGAGTATCAGGTGGACTTCGATCGCGAGAAACTGTCCGTGCAAGGCCTCAACCTCTCCACCGCCGGCTCCTACCTGCGCAACCGCATCAACGGCTACACTGCGTCGCAGTATCGCGAGGACGGAGCGGAGTCGGACATCGTCGTGCGTTATGCGCCCGAGTACCGCACGGGCATAGAGGATATCGAGAACATACTCATCTACAATAATCAGGGACGCACCGTGCGGGTGCGCGACGTGGGTACCGTAGTGGAGCGTTTCGCGCCGCCGGCCATCGAGCGCAAGGACCGCGAACGCATCGTGACCGTCTCCGCTGTGCCGAAGCCGGGCGCGCCGTTAGGCACCGTCGTGGCCGAGGGCCAGAAGGTGATCGACCGCATGCAGACGCCGAGCAACGTCAAGATCCAAGTCTCCGGTTCCTTTGAAGATCAGCAAGACTCCTTCTCCGACCTCGGCGTCTTGGCGCTGCTCATCATCGTGCTCGTCTTCATCGTCATGGCCGCGCAGTTTGAGTCGCTGACGTACCCCTTCATCATCATGTTCTCCGTGCCCTTCGCTGTGAGTGGCGTGCTGATGGCGCTCTTCCTCTCGCGCACCACGCTGAACGTGATGAGCCTCCTGGGCGGCATCATGTTGATCGGCATCGTGGTGAAGAACGGCATCGTGCTCATCGACTACATCACCCTCTGCCGTGAGCGCGGTCGGGCGGTGAAGAACTCCGTCGTGACGGCTGGCAAGAGCCGTCTGCGCCCCGTGCTGATGACCACCATGACGACGATCCTCGGTATGGTGCCCATGGCCATCGGTGGTGGACAAGGCTCCGAGCTGTGGCGCCCGATGGGTGTCTCCGTCATCGGTGGCCTCACCGTCTCCACCATCCTCACGCTGCTGCTTGTGCCCGTGCTCTACTGCTCGTTTGCCGGCGTGGGCATCAAGCGCCAACGCCGCAAGATGCGCCGCATGCGCGAGATGGACGACTTCTATCAAGCCCACAAGCACCTCATCACGAAGCCCAAAGATTGA
- a CDS encoding efflux RND transporter periplasmic adaptor subunit — MKREIIIRSAVALLLAAAIVACSGGGKQAEETEQEALPKVKLGAAVREEVEQVETYTATVEAQVTNNIAPSMPVRIERINVEVGDRVSRGQALVQMDAASLRQQQLQMENLRADFRRIDELYKVGGVSRSQWEASKTSLDVSETAYRNLQRNTTLTSPISGVVTARNYDNGDMYNGAQPVLTVAQIQPVKLVINVSESQFTRITKGTKAEVELDVYPGETFEGTINLIHPTVNATTRTFAAEVRLPNADQRVRPGMFGRVKLNLGKTERIVVPDKAIIKQAGSGERYVYVCRDGRVLRRTVELGRRLGDRYELLSGLDGEADVVVDGQYQSAVKDSAQVEVVKN, encoded by the coding sequence ATGAAGAGAGAAATAATCATACGATCGGCAGTCGCCCTGCTGCTTGCGGCGGCTATCGTAGCCTGCTCGGGCGGAGGTAAACAGGCAGAAGAGACGGAGCAGGAAGCCCTGCCGAAGGTGAAGCTGGGCGCTGCCGTGCGAGAAGAGGTGGAGCAGGTGGAGACATATACCGCCACCGTCGAAGCGCAGGTCACGAACAATATCGCGCCCTCCATGCCCGTACGGATCGAGCGTATCAACGTCGAGGTGGGCGACCGCGTCAGCCGCGGGCAGGCGCTTGTGCAGATGGACGCCGCCAGCCTCCGCCAGCAGCAATTGCAGATGGAGAACCTGCGCGCCGACTTCCGCCGCATCGACGAGCTGTATAAGGTGGGCGGCGTGTCGCGCTCGCAATGGGAGGCCTCGAAGACGAGCCTCGATGTGAGCGAAACGGCCTACCGCAACCTGCAACGTAACACCACGCTGACGAGTCCCATCAGTGGCGTCGTCACGGCCCGTAACTATGACAATGGCGACATGTACAACGGCGCGCAACCCGTCCTCACCGTGGCGCAGATCCAGCCCGTGAAGCTGGTGATCAATGTGTCCGAAAGTCAGTTCACGCGCATCACCAAAGGCACCAAGGCCGAGGTGGAGCTGGATGTTTACCCCGGCGAGACGTTCGAGGGCACCATCAACCTGATCCACCCGACGGTGAACGCCACCACGCGCACGTTTGCAGCCGAGGTGCGGTTGCCTAACGCGGATCAGCGCGTGCGTCCGGGCATGTTTGGCCGTGTGAAGCTGAATCTTGGCAAGACGGAGCGCATCGTCGTGCCCGATAAGGCCATCATCAAGCAAGCCGGCTCGGGCGAACGTTACGTGTATGTCTGCCGCGACGGGCGCGTGTTGCGTCGCACGGTGGAGTTAGGTCGTCGCTTGGGCGACCGCTACGAGCTGCTCTCCGGCCTCGATGGCGAAGCCGACGTCGTTGTCGACGGGCAGTATCAGTCGGCTGTCAAGGACAGCGCACAAGTGGAAGTGGTAAAGAATTAA
- a CDS encoding TolC family protein, with translation MSFHKILFLVCLTPWLSGLSAQDVETTQAPDTLRLRLDEAIQIALTENPTVRVADYDVEIKKEARREARAGLLPEASLSASYSRTLKKQTMVMEFGGQSTKIQMGTDNSYSAGLSINLPLFAPALYRSIRLTEADIELAVEKARASRIGMVNEVTKAFYQLLLAQDSYRVLQEAYAQAEANLRIVNERFTLGSVSEYDRIRADVQVRSLKPGLVSAGNGVALAGLQLRVLLGVAGEPIIAARGSLADYESAMKPDQPIAETLENNSDLRQLDLNLELLSHNERLTKANFLPTIGASYSYSYSSMNNNFRIRNYSWYPYSLVALSVNIPLFKASNYPKLRKVRLQMQQLRETRLNAERQLGMLVQNARDKMAAAYEQQASNREGVAQAEKGRLIARKRYEVGMGTILELNDAEVALTQAELAYRQAIYDYLTARADLEKTLGNNDLEHTINQK, from the coding sequence ATGTCATTCCACAAGATCCTCTTCCTCGTTTGCCTTACGCCGTGGCTGTCCGGCCTTTCAGCGCAAGACGTGGAGACGACGCAGGCGCCTGACACGCTGCGCCTCCGATTAGACGAAGCGATTCAAATCGCCCTCACCGAAAATCCCACCGTCCGCGTGGCGGATTACGACGTCGAAATCAAAAAAGAAGCCCGACGCGAAGCGCGTGCCGGACTGCTGCCTGAGGCCTCGCTCAGCGCCTCCTACTCGCGCACGCTCAAGAAGCAAACGATGGTCATGGAGTTCGGCGGACAGTCCACCAAGATTCAAATGGGTACGGACAACTCCTACTCGGCCGGCTTATCCATCAACCTGCCCCTCTTTGCACCCGCGCTCTACCGCAGCATCCGGCTTACGGAGGCGGACATCGAGTTGGCCGTGGAGAAGGCGCGTGCATCACGCATCGGCATGGTCAACGAGGTCACGAAGGCCTTCTACCAGCTGCTTCTGGCGCAGGATAGCTACCGTGTGCTGCAAGAAGCCTATGCGCAGGCCGAGGCCAACCTCCGCATCGTCAACGAACGCTTCACGCTGGGGAGCGTCAGCGAGTACGACCGTATCCGCGCCGATGTGCAGGTGCGCAGTCTCAAGCCGGGGCTCGTCTCGGCAGGTAACGGTGTGGCGCTGGCGGGTCTGCAACTGCGTGTGTTGCTCGGGGTGGCTGGCGAACCCATCATCGCTGCCCGCGGCAGTCTGGCGGATTATGAATCGGCCATGAAGCCCGATCAGCCCATCGCCGAGACGCTGGAAAACAACAGCGATCTACGCCAGTTAGACCTCAACTTGGAGCTACTCAGCCACAACGAACGCCTGACGAAGGCCAACTTCCTGCCCACCATCGGCGCCTCCTACAGCTACTCGTATAGCTCGATGAACAACAACTTTCGCATTCGCAACTACTCCTGGTATCCCTATTCGCTCGTCGCGTTGAGCGTCAACATTCCGCTCTTCAAGGCCTCGAACTACCCGAAGCTGCGCAAGGTGCGCCTGCAAATGCAGCAGCTCCGCGAGACACGCCTCAACGCCGAACGTCAGCTCGGTATGCTCGTACAAAACGCTCGAGACAAGATGGCAGCGGCTTATGAACAGCAGGCCAGCAACCGCGAGGGCGTGGCCCAGGCGGAGAAAGGTCGGCTGATCGCCCGCAAACGCTACGAGGTGGGCATGGGCACTATCCTCGAACTCAACGACGCCGAGGTGGCACTCACACAGGCCGAGCTGGCCTATCGCCAAGCCATCTACGACTACCTCACCGCCCGCGCCGATCTGGAGAAGACGCTGGGGAATAACGACCTCGAACACACGATAAATCAGAAATAA
- a CDS encoding copper resistance protein NlpE, giving the protein MKKKLLYCGIAALTLGFVSCNQNAKNAENAENADSAMVAEQPAEAPAPAFDKVGAYAGTLPCADCSGLETTVELMGDMTYKVTQDAKGKKDGGHSEAAGSFTWDPASGIITLENADALSFRKLLIEGDNVVVVGDDGAKAAENADKYVLTKKQPA; this is encoded by the coding sequence ATGAAAAAGAAATTGCTTTATTGTGGAATCGCAGCTTTGACGCTGGGATTCGTATCGTGTAACCAAAACGCGAAGAACGCTGAGAACGCAGAAAATGCGGACAGCGCAATGGTAGCTGAGCAGCCCGCTGAGGCTCCGGCACCTGCATTTGATAAGGTAGGCGCATACGCCGGCACACTGCCCTGCGCAGATTGCAGCGGTCTGGAGACGACCGTAGAACTGATGGGCGACATGACCTACAAGGTGACGCAAGACGCCAAGGGTAAGAAGGACGGTGGCCACAGCGAGGCTGCAGGTAGCTTCACTTGGGATCCTGCAAGCGGCATTATCACGCTGGAGAATGCCGATGCACTGAGCTTCCGCAAGCTGCTGATTGAGGGCGACAACGTGGTAGTCGTAGGCGACGATGGCGCCAAGGCTGCTGAGAACGCTGACAAGTATGTCCTGACCAAGAAGCAACCGGCATAA
- the gltA gene encoding NADPH-dependent glutamate synthase, translating into METIPTVADRRAESWREELRQGMKAKERTAIHRVEMNELDPDYRSHNNEEVNQGLTEEQALREAQRCLDCVTPTCMEGCPVSIQIPSFIKNIERGNFLEAARVLKETSALPAVCGRVCPQEKQCESRCVHVKMKKAPVAIGYLERFAADYERESGQIAVPECAPSKGIKIAVVGSGPAGLSFAGDMAKRGYDVTVFEALHEIGGVLKYGIPEFRLPNRIVEVEIDGLRKMGVQFITNCIVGKTISYDDLHADGFRGIFVASGAGLPNFMNIPGENLIGVMSSNEYLTRVNLMHAASTDADTPVFKGKHVAVIGGGNTAMDSVRTARRLGAARAMIVYRRSEEEMPARIEEVKHAKEEGVEFLTLHNPIEYLGDENGRVKHMRLQRMELGEPDASGRRRPVPVEGAVETIDVDEVIVSVGVSPNPLIPQAFAGLEISKRGTIIVGEADMRSSLADVYAGGDIVRGGATVILAMGDGRRAAAAMDEALQEHKS; encoded by the coding sequence ATGGAAACCATACCGACCGTCGCCGACCGTCGCGCCGAATCGTGGCGCGAGGAACTTCGACAGGGCATGAAAGCCAAGGAACGCACCGCCATCCATCGGGTGGAGATGAACGAGCTCGACCCCGATTATCGCAGCCATAACAACGAAGAGGTGAACCAAGGCCTGACCGAGGAGCAGGCCTTACGTGAGGCGCAGCGTTGCCTCGATTGCGTGACGCCGACCTGCATGGAGGGTTGCCCGGTGAGCATACAGATCCCCTCATTCATTAAGAATATCGAGCGCGGCAACTTCCTCGAGGCTGCCCGCGTGCTGAAAGAAACAAGCGCACTGCCAGCCGTCTGTGGCCGCGTCTGTCCGCAGGAGAAGCAGTGTGAAAGTCGCTGCGTGCATGTGAAGATGAAGAAGGCGCCCGTGGCCATCGGTTACTTGGAGCGCTTTGCCGCCGACTATGAGCGCGAGAGTGGACAGATAGCCGTCCCTGAGTGTGCGCCATCGAAGGGCATTAAGATCGCCGTCGTCGGATCGGGCCCAGCGGGGCTGTCTTTTGCTGGCGACATGGCCAAGCGCGGCTATGACGTAACCGTCTTTGAGGCGCTTCACGAGATCGGCGGTGTGTTGAAGTACGGTATCCCCGAGTTCCGTCTGCCGAATCGCATCGTGGAGGTGGAGATTGACGGGCTGCGGAAGATGGGCGTGCAATTCATCACGAACTGCATCGTAGGCAAGACGATCAGCTACGACGATCTGCACGCCGACGGCTTCCGCGGCATCTTCGTAGCCAGTGGAGCCGGTCTGCCGAACTTTATGAACATCCCGGGCGAGAACTTGATCGGCGTCATGTCGTCCAACGAATACCTCACCCGCGTGAATCTCATGCACGCCGCTTCGACGGACGCCGATACGCCTGTCTTCAAGGGCAAGCACGTGGCTGTGATTGGTGGCGGCAACACGGCGATGGACTCTGTACGCACGGCGCGCCGCCTCGGTGCTGCCCGCGCCATGATCGTCTATCGCCGCAGCGAAGAGGAGATGCCTGCACGCATCGAGGAGGTGAAGCACGCCAAGGAAGAGGGCGTGGAGTTCTTGACGCTCCATAACCCGATCGAATACCTTGGCGACGAGAACGGACGTGTGAAGCACATGCGCCTCCAACGCATGGAGCTGGGTGAACCCGACGCTTCGGGGCGGCGCCGACCGGTACCAGTGGAGGGTGCAGTGGAAACAATCGACGTGGACGAAGTGATCGTCAGTGTGGGTGTTTCGCCCAACCCACTCATCCCGCAGGCCTTCGCAGGATTGGAGATCTCGAAACGGGGCACGATCATTGTAGGTGAGGCAGACATGCGTTCGTCGCTTGCGGATGTCTACGCCGGCGGCGACATCGTGCGCGGCGGCGCTACGGTGATCCTTGCTATGGGTGACGGGCGGCGCGCTGCTGCCGCAATGGACGAAGCCTTGCAGGAGCACAAATCGTGA
- a CDS encoding sulfide/dihydroorotate dehydrogenase-like FAD/NAD-binding protein, with the protein MNRIVSKEHFSPHVVKLEVEAPLIARSRKAGHFVIVRVGEQGERIPLTIASADTSRGTITLVVQAVGRSSKKLCALDEGDAVTDVVGPLGQATHIERVGTVVCAGGGVGVAPLLPIVEAFHKAGNRVIVVLAARTKDLIILEDRMRACSDEVIIMTDDGSYGTKGLVTQGVESVIQRESVNLCVTIGPAVMMKFVAALTKKYEIPTVASLNTIMVDGTGMCGACRVTVGGRTKFVCVDGPEFDAHQVDFDEMMMRLRSYKEEEQK; encoded by the coding sequence ATGAACAGAATCGTAAGCAAGGAACATTTCTCACCCCATGTGGTGAAGCTCGAAGTCGAGGCTCCGCTGATCGCACGGTCGCGCAAGGCGGGACATTTCGTCATCGTACGCGTAGGGGAGCAAGGCGAGCGCATTCCGCTGACCATCGCTTCCGCGGATACATCGCGGGGCACGATCACGCTGGTGGTGCAAGCCGTCGGGCGATCGTCGAAGAAGCTCTGCGCCCTCGATGAGGGCGACGCGGTGACGGACGTTGTCGGGCCGCTCGGGCAGGCTACCCACATTGAGCGCGTGGGCACTGTTGTTTGCGCCGGTGGAGGCGTCGGCGTAGCGCCTTTGCTACCTATCGTGGAGGCCTTCCATAAGGCTGGTAACCGCGTGATTGTGGTGCTGGCCGCTCGCACGAAGGACTTGATCATCCTTGAAGACCGCATGCGCGCCTGCTCAGACGAGGTGATCATTATGACGGATGATGGGTCGTATGGCACCAAGGGACTCGTCACGCAGGGCGTTGAGTCTGTGATCCAACGCGAGTCCGTCAACCTCTGCGTAACCATCGGGCCAGCCGTGATGATGAAGTTCGTCGCAGCCCTAACGAAGAAATACGAGATCCCGACCGTGGCCTCACTCAACACCATCATGGTGGACGGCACGGGCATGTGCGGCGCCTGTCGTGTGACGGTCGGCGGACGGACGAAGTTCGTCTGCGTCGACGGCCCCGAGTTCGACGCCCATCAGGTGGACTTTGACGAGATGATGATGCGCCTTCGCTCTTACAAGGAGGAGGAACAGAAGTAG
- a CDS encoding co-chaperone GroES: MQLSIDSKEFDKFLMVGDKVLVKPTNPQVKTKSGLLLPPLVQEGEKLQTGYVIRTGPGYPQPSHVDEDEAWKKKDNRSAYISLQAHEGDLAVYMQSAAYEVSINQEKFLILPHSAILMLVRDKDLFE, translated from the coding sequence ATGCAGTTGTCGATAGACAGTAAAGAGTTTGACAAGTTTTTGATGGTAGGCGACAAGGTGCTGGTCAAGCCGACGAATCCGCAGGTGAAGACGAAGTCCGGGCTGCTCCTTCCGCCCTTGGTGCAGGAAGGCGAAAAGCTACAGACGGGCTATGTGATCCGCACCGGACCGGGTTATCCGCAGCCCTCGCACGTGGACGAGGACGAGGCGTGGAAGAAGAAGGACAACCGCAGCGCCTACATCTCCCTGCAAGCCCATGAGGGCGACTTGGCCGTCTACATGCAGAGCGCCGCTTATGAGGTAAGCATCAATCAGGAGAAGTTTCTCATCCTGCCCCACTCCGCCATCCTCATGTTGGTGCGCGACAAGGATTTGTTTGAATGA
- a CDS encoding RluA family pseudouridine synthase: protein MKSNRTFRPHRGAQPDDRQPRGQRVTVREASPLLPFLFAHLTDRSRSAVKSLLRHGQIWVNGRVTTHFDMPLRPGDTVLISHERGRPAFNSPYLRIVWEDESLIVIDKRDGLLSVSDSVAQERTAWAILSAYVREQDPRNRIFVLHRLDRGTSGLMMFARNKGVQEKMREGWADIVTRRSYVAVVEGVPEPAEDTLRNFLAENSRMKVYCTDALHGKEAVTHYRVLKAASDCALVEFTLETGRKNQIRAQMEAFGHPIAGDPKYGAQTDPAERLMLHACRLWFIHPETGREMRFDTPIPTVFSAQVRDRE from the coding sequence ATGAAATCGAACCGAACCTTCCGCCCCCACCGGGGCGCCCAGCCCGACGACCGTCAGCCGCGTGGCCAACGCGTCACCGTACGCGAGGCTTCGCCCCTCTTGCCCTTCCTTTTTGCTCACCTCACCGACCGCAGCCGGAGCGCCGTCAAGAGCCTCCTGCGCCACGGGCAGATCTGGGTCAACGGACGGGTCACGACCCATTTCGACATGCCGCTCCGTCCCGGCGATACCGTCCTCATCAGTCATGAGCGCGGCCGCCCCGCCTTCAATAGCCCCTACCTCAGGATCGTCTGGGAGGACGAATCGCTCATCGTCATCGACAAGCGTGACGGCTTGCTCTCCGTCTCCGACTCCGTGGCGCAGGAGCGCACCGCCTGGGCCATCCTCTCGGCCTACGTCCGCGAGCAAGACCCGAGGAACCGAATCTTTGTCCTCCACCGCCTCGACCGCGGCACATCCGGCCTGATGATGTTCGCCCGCAACAAAGGCGTGCAGGAGAAGATGCGGGAGGGATGGGCCGACATCGTCACACGGCGCTCATACGTGGCTGTTGTCGAGGGTGTGCCAGAGCCTGCGGAGGACACGCTGCGGAACTTCCTCGCTGAAAACAGTCGCATGAAGGTCTATTGCACTGACGCCCTGCATGGCAAGGAGGCCGTCACGCACTATCGCGTCCTCAAGGCCGCGAGCGACTGTGCCTTGGTGGAGTTCACGCTCGAGACTGGCCGCAAGAATCAGATCCGTGCGCAGATGGAAGCCTTCGGTCACCCCATTGCTGGAGACCCTAAATACGGCGCCCAGACCGATCCCGCGGAGCGTCTCATGCTGCACGCCTGTCGGCTGTGGTTCATCCACCCCGAGACGGGTCGTGAGATGCGTTTCGATACGCCCATTCCCACCGTCTTTTCCGCCCAAGTGCGCGATCGCGAGTAG